One window from the genome of Cottoperca gobio chromosome 15, fCotGob3.1, whole genome shotgun sequence encodes:
- the crls1 gene encoding cardiolipin synthase (CMP-forming), producing the protein MMMMCFRGVSAPLCRNAANVRCLVSARCADASRLEPASWRHRHTPVTDCSRLKLSPVSGSWLFRVNGTDSRVACWSGVFQQVKATPWHAQGSVLLHPGGRERSVDSFRCLLSPKARGLCTGKIKETPDSSPATDRKEDSPLPGHGLFKFKELYENPWTIPNFLCVCRILLAPFLGHLIIQQHFHLSLALFTLAGATDLLDGYIARTWPSQKSALGSALDPLADKILISILYVSLTYAELIPALLTALVISRDIGLIAAVFWVRYKTVPPPVTLSKFFNPCYTTAQLKPTLFSKVNTAIQLLLVASSLAAPVFQYTDSVLLQGLWYVTAVTTAASGYSYWHYGRKTVKELNTRSP; encoded by the exons atgatgatgatgtgttttcGGGGGGTTTCTGCGCCGCTGTGTCGTAACGCGGCAAATGTTCGCTGCCTGGTGTCTGCGCGTTGTGCTGATGCAAGTCGGCTCGAGCCCGCTTCATGGCGGCACCGACACACACCTGTCACCGACTGCTCGAGGTTGAAGCTGTCACCGGTTAGCGGCTCGTGGCTCTTCAGAGTCAACGGGACTGACAGCCGCGTCGCGTGCTGGAGTGGCGTCTTCCAGCAGGTAAAAGCGACACCTTGGCACGCGCAAGGATCTGTTCTCCTGCACCCAGGAGGTCGTGAGAGGTCGGTGGACAGTTTCCGGTGTTTGCTGTCACCCAAAGCTCGTGGGCTGTGCACCGGAAAGATCAAGGAGACACCGGACAGCTCCCCGGCGACGGACCGGAAAGAAGACAGTCCGCTACCGGGGCACGGGCTCTTCAAGTTCAAAGAGCTG TACGAGAACCCTTGGACGATCCCcaacttcctgtgtgtgtgtcggattCTGCTGGCTCCGTTCTTGGGTCATCTGATCATCCAGCAGCACTTTCACCTCAGTCTCGCTCTGTTCACTCTGGCTGGAGCTACTGACCtg CTGGATGGTTACATTGCCAGAACGTGGCCCTCTCAGAAGTCTGCGTTGGGCAGCGCTCTCGATCCATTGGCTGATAAGATTCTCATCAGTATTTTATATGTCAGTCTCACCTATGCTGAACTTATACCAG CTCTTCTCACAGCTCTAGTGATTTCCAGAGACATTGGTTTGATAGCTGCTGTCTTCTGGGTTAGATACAAGACTGTACCTCCACCG GTGACCCTTAGCAAGTTTTTTAACCCCTGCTACACCACAGCACAGCTCAAGCCCACACTCTTCAGcaag GTGAACACCGCCATCCAGCTCCTTCTGGTTGCGTCCTCTCTGGCTGCTCCTGTCTTCCAGTATACAGACAGCGTCCTGCTGCAGGGCCTATG GTATGTTACGGCGGTGACCACGGCAGCGTCGGGTTATAGCTACTGGCACTACGGCCGCAAGACCGTCAAGGAGCTGAACACCCGATCACCATGA
- the mcm8 gene encoding DNA helicase MCM8: MLLTRGGGRGSSGGGGWRGGGGGSENNTFSSQRVLCQATLDVLCPYKGWTLYFTDGFIESSPSVEKIKVFEKYFTSKIELYDKDEIERQGSVLVDYADLTGNKAVHDALPDLTTELKEQPEVILNCLGVAIHQVLTIDLEKQAAELQGEELPVATPIINIPHISARLYNYEPLTALRTLRASVFGRLVCVRGTVVRVSTIRPLCTRMAFRCLGCSRTQSLPLQHGKYATPTKCIQPDCRSRSFAPCRSSPLTHTVDWQIIKVQELMGGEQRETGRIPRTVECHLTSDLCDSGVPGDTVTVTGIVRVTNDGSSRGNKDQCMFLLYLDATSVSNTKGQQSKSSQGSRGSLEDRSGGEEFSLKELYAIQEIQAQPDLLRLLVQSLCPVIYGHLLVKAALVLALFGGRQKHTGKNSVPVRGDPHILMVGDPGLGKSQMLQAVCNVAPRGIYVCGNSTSTTGLTVSLSRDPGTGDFALEAGALVLADQGVCCIDEFDKLGHQQQALLEAMEQQSVSLAKAGIVSSLPARTSVVAAANPIGGHYNRGKTVSENLKMGSALLSRFDVIFLLLDIPDESHDRHLSEYVMANRLGKGRTSSATVTRANSEFETSILLEHSDMPLSQRLQIPAGESTDPLPVSLLRKYITYARQYVHPSLSPEAAETIQEFYLSLRSQAHSADSTPITTRQLESLIRLTEARARLELRETATKSDADDVVEIMKHSLADTYSDGLGNLDFKRSQLGAGMSQRSAAKRLVNALHLHAQRTNQKQFDLQTLRSMADRLNIKVMDFESLVSSLNEQGFLLKKGAKLYQLQTV; the protein is encoded by the exons ATGTTGCTGACACG aggaggaggaagaggttcatcaggaggtggagggtggagaggtgGAGGTGGCGGTTCAGAAAACAATACCTTCAGCAGCCAGAGAG TCCTTTGTCAGGCTACTCTGGATGTCTTGTGTCCGTACAAAGGATGGACACTCTACTTCACAGATG GCTTCATAGAGAGCTCACCTAGTGTGGAGAAGATCAAAGTGTTTGAGAAATATTTCACTTCCAAGATTGAACTATATGACAAG gaTGAGATTGAGCGTCAGGGCAGTGTTCTGGTGGATTATGCAGACCTGACGGGCAACAAAGCCGTGCATGACGCACTTCCTGATCTGACCACCGAGCTGAAGGAACAGCCAGAGGTGATTCTCAACTGTTTGGGAGTGGCCATTcatcag GTGTTGACTATAGATTTGGAGAAACAGGCTGCTGAGCTTCAAGGGGAAGAGCTTCCTGTCGCTACACCAATCATCAACATCCCTCACATTAGCGCAAG GCTGTATAACTATGAACCGCTGACTGCGTTGCGGACGCTGCGTGCCAGTGTGTTTGGAcgtctggtgtgtgtgaggggaacAGTGGTCAGAGTGAGCACTATCAGACCTCTGTGTACCAGGATGGCCTTCAGGTGCCTCGGCTGCTCGCGGACACAGTCTCTGCCACTGCAGCACGGGAAATATGCTACACCTACCAAA TGCATTCAGCCTGATTGTCGCAGTCGTTCCTTCGCCCCCTGCAGGAGTTCCCCTCTTACTCACACTGTGGACTGGCAGATCATCAA GGTGCAGGAGTTGATGGgcggagagcagagggagactGGACGAATCCCGCGCACCGTGGAGTGTCACCTGACCTCCGACCTCTGTGACAGCGGCGTCCCCGGAGACACAGTCACTGTGACCGGGATAGTTAGAGTGACCAAcgatg GCAGTTCCCGGGGGAACAAGGATCAGTGTATGTTCCTCCTCTACCTTGACGCCACTTCAGTCAGCAATACTAAAG GTCAGCAGTCCAAGTCAAGTCAAGGGTCAAGAGGGTCTCTTGAAGATCGCTCTGGAGGGGAGGAGTTCAGTCTGAAGGAGCTGTACGCCATCCAGGAGATCCAGGCACAGCCCGACCTGCTGAGACTTCTAGTACA gTCTTTGTGTCCTGTCATCTACGGCCACCTG CTGGTGAAAGCTGCTCTGGTCCTGGCGTTGTTCGGaggcagacagaaacacacaggcaAGAACAGCGTCCCGGTTAGAGGAGACCCCCACATCCTGATGGTGGGAGACCCCGGGCTGGGGAAGAGTCAGATGTTGCAG GCCGTGTGCAACGTGGCCCCCAGAGGAATCTATGTATGTGGCAACAGCACAAGCACCACAG GACTAACAGTGAGTTTATCCCGAGACCCGGGAACAGGGGACTTTGCTCTGGAGGCCGGAGCCTTGGTGCTGGCTGACCAAG gtgtgtgctgCATTGATGAGTTTGATAAGTTGGGCCACCAGCAGCAGGCTCTGCTAGAAGCCATGGAGCAGCAGTCAGTGAGTCTGGCTAAGGCTGGAATAGTTTCCTCTCTGCCTGCCAGGACGTCGGTCGTAGCTGCTGCGAACCCCATTGGAGGACATTACAACAGAGGCAAGACTGTTTCTGAAAATCTGAA AATGGGCTCAGCGCTTCTCTCTCGATTTGACgttatcttcctcctcctggaCATCCCGGATGAGTCACATGATCGCCACCTGTCAGAATACGTCATGGCGAACAGGTTAGGAAAAGGAAGAACCAGCAGCGCCACAGTCACCAGAGCTAACAGTGAATTCGAGACCTCCATCCTGCTAGAACACTCAGACATGCCGCTGTCTCAACGATTGCag ATCCCTGCAGGCGAAAGCACAGACCCCCTCCCAGTGTCTTTGCTGAGGAAGTATATCACCTACGCTCGTCAGTATGTCCATCCCTCGCTTTCTCCTGAAGCAGCAGAGACCATTCAGGAATTCTACCTGTCACTGCGATCTCAGGCACACTCTGCTGATTCCACCCCCATCACCACACGACAGCTCGAGTCTTTGATTCGACTAACCGAG gcgaGAGCCAGGTTGGAGCTCAGAGAGACGGCTACCAAGAGTGACGCTGACGATGTGGTGGAGATCATGAAACACAG TCTGGCTGATACATATTCTGATGGTCTGGGAAATCTGGATTTTAAGCGCTCTCAGCTCGGAGCAGGCATGAGTCAGCGCAGCGCTGCAAAACGACTGGTCAACGCGCTGCACTTACACGCTCAGAGGACCAATCAGAAGCAGTTTGACCTACAGACGCTTCGATCTATGGCTGACAGACTGAACATCAAG GTGATGGATTTTGAAAGTCTGGTGAGTTCCCTGAATGAACAGGGTTTCCTGCTGAAGAAAGGAGCCAAGCTGTACCAGCTGCAGACTGTCTGA